One stretch of Rosistilla oblonga DNA includes these proteins:
- a CDS encoding FecR domain-containing protein yields the protein MNAFDRFAQLWTDYLEGELDEQGLAELRQLMAEDPQRVTLAADMFQTHRLLALAVDESKSRQDQFVREAMSRLPDNQDAFVRRVMSNMEPDASTPATLPKGNAFRTKAAAFGIAAAIMLAAVAAFYFGNPTQPQIAHDTTPQPIGGATAAADVRLASNSNAKFFGELSPPVGAVLAGERDYVLMSGMIEVAFPAGASAILEGPAVFRVMSDECLALDVGSCSVHAPDGAEGFRVETPATRVVDRGTRFSVNVSETSETEVQVIEGAADIYDIGGEDEPMPDRDPTIRMTDGDAQKFSRGQAFAGRAIPFDASRYRSRLPDRIIAYETTTAAEDGGAENLTGVTLQRGGRVVTVPVEDLIPIRVASFKATEPGPLFVSTGQTLPDGRIVTSSDRSLVTGAINPGGSREPLTSDPVLSGPSATPGMAIKFASPVENGPGPDVVFFDLQTFSNPPDGDAFHVSPLRFREGLRSHSIRVYDLTMESPNARDLTAFYIHQFAQPVDSIADLQTQECFPNGKVLKFRGLAVGIDLSDLGYADGQRVDGLFIQDAMDDRHHVDPVFIGGLPAMAAASGETP from the coding sequence ATGAACGCTTTCGATCGTTTTGCCCAGCTCTGGACCGACTATCTCGAGGGAGAACTCGACGAGCAAGGTCTGGCCGAGCTGCGCCAACTGATGGCGGAAGATCCGCAGCGCGTGACGTTGGCGGCTGACATGTTTCAGACGCATCGTTTGTTAGCGTTGGCGGTCGACGAATCCAAGTCGCGACAAGATCAGTTTGTCCGCGAAGCGATGTCGCGACTGCCCGACAATCAGGATGCCTTCGTCCGTCGCGTGATGTCCAACATGGAACCCGATGCGTCGACGCCTGCCACGCTGCCGAAGGGAAACGCGTTTCGTACGAAAGCTGCCGCGTTCGGAATCGCCGCCGCCATCATGCTGGCCGCTGTGGCAGCGTTTTACTTCGGAAATCCAACTCAACCGCAGATCGCTCACGACACCACGCCCCAGCCCATTGGCGGCGCGACGGCGGCAGCGGATGTTCGTTTGGCGAGCAATTCCAATGCGAAGTTCTTCGGCGAACTGTCCCCTCCCGTGGGAGCAGTGCTTGCTGGCGAACGGGATTATGTGCTGATGAGCGGCATGATCGAAGTTGCCTTCCCGGCCGGCGCGTCGGCGATCCTGGAGGGCCCGGCGGTCTTTCGCGTGATGTCCGACGAATGCCTCGCCTTGGATGTGGGGAGTTGTTCGGTCCACGCCCCCGACGGCGCCGAAGGCTTTCGCGTCGAGACGCCCGCCACGCGTGTGGTCGATCGTGGCACGCGGTTCTCGGTGAACGTTTCGGAGACGAGCGAGACCGAGGTGCAAGTGATCGAAGGAGCGGCGGACATCTACGACATCGGTGGCGAGGACGAACCGATGCCCGATCGCGATCCGACGATTCGCATGACCGACGGCGACGCTCAAAAATTCAGCCGCGGCCAAGCTTTTGCCGGCCGTGCGATTCCGTTTGATGCCAGCCGCTATCGCAGTCGACTGCCCGATCGCATCATCGCTTACGAAACAACGACAGCCGCCGAAGATGGAGGCGCAGAAAATCTGACCGGCGTCACGCTGCAGCGCGGTGGCCGCGTCGTGACCGTTCCCGTGGAAGACCTGATTCCGATTCGCGTTGCGTCGTTTAAAGCGACCGAACCGGGGCCCCTTTTTGTTAGCACGGGCCAGACGCTTCCCGACGGACGGATCGTCACCTCTTCCGATCGCAGCCTTGTCACCGGCGCGATCAATCCCGGCGGAAGCCGCGAACCGTTGACGAGCGACCCCGTATTGAGCGGCCCCTCCGCCACGCCTGGAATGGCGATCAAGTTCGCCAGCCCAGTCGAAAACGGTCCCGGACCCGACGTCGTGTTCTTCGATCTTCAAACGTTTTCCAACCCGCCCGATGGCGATGCCTTTCACGTCAGCCCGCTTCGCTTCCGCGAAGGACTGCGATCGCATTCGATCCGCGTCTACGACCTGACGATGGAGTCGCCCAACGCGCGGGATCTGACCGCCTTCTACATTCATCAGTTCGCCCAGCCGGTCGATTCGATTGCGGACCTGCAGACGCAGGAGTGCTTCCCCAACGGCAAGGTGCTCAAATTCCGCGGCTTAGCCGTCGGCATCGACCTTTCCGATTTGGGCTACGCCGATGGCCAGCGCGTCGACGGCCTGTTCATTCAAGATGCGATGGACGACCGCCACCACGTCGATCCCGTATTTATTGGCGGCCTGCCAGCGATGGCGGCTGCCTCAGGAGAGACACCATGA